The following are encoded together in the Deinococcus soli (ex Cha et al. 2016) genome:
- a CDS encoding GTP-binding protein produces the protein MSTINFAAREINCKIVYYGPGMSGKTTNLKHVFSKVPGHLRGEMVSLATEDERTLFFDFLPLDLGTVQGFKTRFHLYTVPGQVFYNASRKLILRGVDGIVFVADSAPNRLRANAESMRNLRENLQEHGIDVRDVPIVLQVNKRDLPDALPLSMIRAVVDPKQELMIFEAVSDKGVGVFETLKTVSRLVLERLSQNK, from the coding sequence ATGAGCACCATCAACTTCGCGGCGCGCGAAATCAACTGCAAGATCGTCTACTACGGCCCCGGCATGAGCGGCAAGACCACCAACCTCAAGCACGTGTTCTCCAAGGTGCCCGGCCACCTCCGTGGCGAGATGGTCTCTCTTGCCACCGAGGACGAACGCACCCTGTTCTTCGACTTCCTGCCCCTGGACCTGGGGACCGTGCAGGGCTTCAAGACCCGCTTCCACCTGTACACCGTGCCCGGGCAGGTGTTCTACAACGCCAGCCGCAAACTGATCCTGCGTGGCGTGGACGGCATCGTGTTCGTGGCCGACAGCGCCCCCAACCGCCTGCGCGCCAACGCCGAGAGCATGCGCAACCTCCGCGAGAACCTCCAGGAGCACGGCATTGATGTCCGTGACGTGCCGATCGTGCTGCAGGTCAACAAACGCGACCTGCCCGACGCCCTGCCGCTGTCCATGATCCGCGCCGTGGTCGACCCGAAGCAGGAACTCATGATCTTCGAGGCCGTGTCCGACAAGGGCGTCGGCGTGTTCGAGACCCTCAAGACCGTCAGCCGACTCGTTCTCGAACGCCTCTCGCAGAACAAGTAA
- the ftsH gene encoding ATP-dependent zinc metalloprotease FtsH: MRPTRPLPLLLLALLGVSAALPARPAQDGPYTTNRFFADLSGGQVTRVTLNSAGLANVTLNDAGGLRVRSLVVPPDGATLKRIRAADVPLNVTGGGSTLGWLGQLLPLVLTGLILVVLWRSMRGAQGGANPTNFGRSRAAVISEGQIKLTFGDVAGCDEAKADLQEVVDFLRHPDRYHQLGARIPHGVLLVGPPGSGKTLLAKAVAGEARVPYFSISGSDFVEMFVGVGAARVRDLFEQARKNAPCIVFIDEIDAVGRKRGMNMQGGNDEREQTLNQLLVEMDGFGSGQEVIILAATNRPDVLDAALLRPGRFDRQVVVDAPDVRGREMILRIHARKKPLDPSVDLGVIARRTAGMVGADLENLLNEAALLAARSGRTRITGRDVDEARDRVLMGPERRSMVVREADRKVTAYHEVGHALAAQLLPHANRVAKLTVVPRGRAAGYMMPDADDRLHVTRPALEDMIAVALAGRAAEDIIFGEITTGAQNDFQQATSIARRMVTEWGMSPTIGKVAHATDQGTYLGSGPQMLPMSEHTAAQIDTEIKTLIDAAYTRATDLIGEHLTRVHEIVTVLLTRETLTGEEFAALLNGETLEPLPPAAPSTPPSLAG, encoded by the coding sequence ATGCGTCCCACACGCCCGCTGCCGCTGCTCCTGCTGGCCCTGCTCGGCGTTTCGGCCGCGCTGCCTGCCCGCCCCGCCCAGGACGGACCGTACACCACCAACCGCTTCTTCGCGGACCTGAGCGGCGGTCAGGTGACGCGCGTCACGCTGAACAGCGCCGGACTGGCCAACGTCACCCTGAACGACGCGGGCGGCCTGCGGGTCCGCTCGCTGGTCGTCCCGCCGGACGGCGCGACCCTGAAACGCATCCGCGCCGCCGACGTGCCCCTGAACGTCACGGGCGGCGGCAGCACCCTAGGCTGGCTGGGGCAACTGCTGCCCCTGGTCCTGACCGGGCTGATCCTCGTGGTGCTGTGGCGTTCCATGCGCGGCGCGCAGGGCGGCGCGAACCCCACGAACTTCGGGCGGTCACGGGCGGCGGTGATCAGCGAGGGTCAGATCAAACTCACCTTCGGCGACGTCGCCGGCTGCGACGAGGCCAAAGCCGACCTCCAGGAAGTCGTCGATTTCCTCCGCCACCCCGACCGCTACCACCAGCTCGGCGCCCGCATCCCCCACGGCGTCCTCCTCGTCGGCCCCCCCGGTTCCGGCAAGACGTTGCTGGCCAAAGCAGTCGCGGGCGAGGCGCGCGTCCCCTACTTCAGCATCTCCGGCAGCGACTTCGTCGAGATGTTCGTCGGTGTCGGCGCCGCCCGCGTCCGTGACCTCTTCGAGCAGGCCCGCAAGAACGCCCCCTGCATCGTCTTCATCGACGAGATCGACGCCGTCGGCCGCAAACGCGGCATGAACATGCAGGGCGGCAACGACGAACGCGAACAGACTTTAAATCAGCTTCTGGTGGAGATGGACGGCTTCGGCAGTGGGCAGGAGGTCATCATCCTGGCCGCCACCAACCGCCCCGACGTGCTCGACGCGGCGCTGCTGCGACCGGGCCGCTTCGACCGGCAGGTCGTGGTGGACGCCCCGGACGTGCGGGGCCGCGAGATGATCCTGCGCATTCACGCGCGCAAGAAACCCCTGGACCCCAGCGTGGACCTGGGGGTGATCGCGCGGCGCACGGCCGGGATGGTGGGGGCGGACCTGGAGAACCTGCTGAACGAGGCGGCGCTGCTGGCGGCGCGGTCGGGGCGGACCCGGATCACGGGGCGGGACGTGGACGAGGCGCGTGACCGGGTGCTGATGGGCCCGGAACGGCGCAGCATGGTCGTGCGCGAGGCCGACCGCAAGGTCACCGCCTACCACGAGGTCGGTCACGCCCTCGCCGCCCAGCTCCTGCCGCACGCCAACCGCGTCGCCAAACTTACCGTCGTCCCCCGCGGCCGCGCCGCCGGGTACATGATGCCCGACGCCGACGACCGCCTCCACGTCACCCGCCCCGCCCTCGAAGACATGATCGCCGTCGCCCTCGCCGGCCGCGCCGCCGAAGACATCATCTTCGGCGAAATCACCACCGGCGCCCAGAACGACTTCCAGCAGGCCACCAGCATCGCCCGCCGCATGGTCACCGAATGGGGCATGAGCCCCACCATCGGCAAAGTCGCCCACGCCACCGACCAGGGCACCTACCTCGGCAGCGGCCCCCAGATGCTCCCCATGAGCGAACACACCGCCGCGCAGATCGACACCGAAATCAAAACCCTCATCGACGCCGCCTACACCCGCGCCACCGACCTCATCGGCGAACACCTCACCCGCGTCCACGAGATCGTCACCGTCCTCCTCACCCGCGAAACCCTCACCGGAGAGGAATTCGCCGCGCTCCTCAACGGCGAAACACTCGAACCACTACCACCCGCAGCGCCCAGCACGCCGCCCAGCCTCGCGGGGTGA
- a CDS encoding nucleotide pyrophosphohydrolase, whose amino-acid sequence MSLTFQDASARVDAFISQFKEGYFPPLLMLARLTEETGEIARVIAHQNGKTPKAGEDAGDLEMELADLLFVTICMANERGLDLERGFERMMAKIEGRDATRWTKKDEPQDPADRAAEEGAL is encoded by the coding sequence ATGAGCCTCACCTTTCAGGACGCGAGCGCGCGCGTGGACGCTTTCATCTCCCAGTTCAAGGAGGGGTACTTCCCGCCGCTGCTGATGCTGGCCCGCCTGACCGAGGAGACCGGCGAGATCGCCCGTGTCATCGCGCATCAGAACGGCAAGACGCCCAAGGCGGGCGAGGACGCCGGGGATCTGGAGATGGAACTCGCGGACCTGCTGTTTGTGACGATCTGCATGGCGAACGAGCGCGGGCTGGATCTGGAACGCGGCTTCGAGCGGATGATGGCGAAGATCGAGGGGCGGGACGCGACCCGCTGGACGAAGAAGGACGAACCGCAGGACCCGGCGGACCGCGCCGCCGAGGAGGGCGCGCTGTGA
- a CDS encoding YfiT family bacillithiol transferase gives MTADPRYPIGPMPTPLTLTPTERVEALGQVFALPADLFEAVQGLSEDQLVTPYREGGWTVRQVVHHVAESHMNAFIRLKLALTEDNPVVKPYEEDRWATLSDHELVPEVSLNLIDALHSRLGMLFASLDPQGDDWARPWTHPAQGRTYSVDTLLAMYAWHGRHHVAQITALRERMGW, from the coding sequence GTGACGGCCGACCCGCGCTACCCGATCGGGCCGATGCCCACGCCCCTGACCCTGACCCCCACTGAACGGGTCGAGGCGCTGGGTCAGGTGTTCGCGCTGCCCGCGGACCTGTTCGAGGCGGTGCAGGGCCTCTCGGAGGATCAACTGGTCACCCCGTACCGCGAGGGGGGCTGGACGGTGCGGCAGGTCGTGCATCACGTCGCGGAGAGCCACATGAACGCCTTCATTCGCCTGAAGCTCGCGCTGACCGAGGACAACCCGGTGGTCAAGCCGTACGAGGAGGACCGCTGGGCGACCCTGTCCGACCACGAGCTGGTGCCCGAGGTGAGCCTGAACCTCATCGATGCGCTGCACTCGCGGCTGGGGATGTTGTTCGCGTCCCTGGACCCGCAGGGGGACGACTGGGCGCGCCCGTGGACTCACCCGGCGCAGGGCCGCACGTACAGCGTGGATACGCTGCTGGCCATGTACGCGTGGCACGGGCGGCATCACGTGGCGCAGATCACGGCCCTGCGCGAGCGGATGGGCTGGTAG
- a CDS encoding DUF4384 domain-containing protein — translation MRTALLLGTLALGLSACSVTIRPNLGLQGSGSNLITSFRPDRGEGSTYAVGESVRFVVNTRTAGYVTLIALQGSEASTIVRNVYVPAGTTVFPRAQDGVTYNVSTPRGLQRVRAIFTRVRPTSDLVLRGTYDEGRWNATSSAYLQPYAVEDRDVQETYLYIR, via the coding sequence ATGCGCACTGCACTTCTGCTCGGCACCCTGGCCCTGGGCCTCAGCGCCTGCTCCGTCACTATCCGTCCCAACCTGGGGCTCCAGGGGTCCGGCAGCAACCTCATCACCTCGTTCCGGCCGGACCGTGGGGAGGGCAGCACCTACGCCGTAGGCGAGTCGGTGCGGTTCGTGGTGAACACCCGCACGGCCGGGTACGTCACCCTGATCGCCCTGCAGGGCAGCGAGGCCAGCACCATCGTGCGCAACGTATACGTGCCCGCCGGGACGACCGTGTTCCCCCGCGCGCAGGACGGCGTGACGTACAACGTCTCCACGCCGCGCGGCCTGCAGCGCGTCCGCGCGATCTTCACCCGCGTGCGGCCCACCAGTGATCTGGTGCTGCGCGGCACGTACGACGAGGGCCGCTGGAACGCCACGAGCAGCGCGTACCTCCAGCCGTACGCTGTGGAGGACCGCGACGTGCAGGAGACCTACCTGTACATCCGCTGA
- a CDS encoding Nudix hydrolase, which yields MQFGPELHTPVEHRAAGVVVLNEAGDILLVREGGVPGQPQKAGLWHIPSGTVEPGENPQDTAVREAWEEAGVRAGLLTFLAAYLGHFPDGEPVLRHAWLAEARPGSTFTPTVPDEVLEVRFVPKAEFDALYGAGLIRMHHTKLFYEDALRERGRRGATPTG from the coding sequence ATGCAGTTCGGCCCTGAGCTGCACACCCCTGTAGAGCACCGCGCGGCGGGTGTGGTCGTCCTGAACGAGGCGGGTGACATCCTGCTCGTGCGGGAGGGGGGCGTGCCGGGGCAGCCGCAGAAGGCCGGGCTGTGGCACATTCCCAGCGGCACCGTCGAACCCGGCGAGAACCCGCAGGACACGGCGGTGCGCGAGGCCTGGGAGGAGGCGGGTGTCCGCGCGGGCCTGCTGACGTTCCTCGCGGCGTACCTGGGGCACTTCCCGGACGGCGAGCCGGTGCTGCGGCACGCGTGGCTGGCCGAGGCGCGGCCCGGCTCGACCTTCACGCCCACCGTGCCCGACGAGGTGCTGGAGGTGAGGTTCGTCCCGAAGGCCGAGTTCGACGCGCTGTACGGCGCCGGGCTGATCCGCATGCACCACACGAAACTGTTCTACGAGGACGCCCTGCGCGAACGCGGGCGTCGGGGCGCCACGCCGACCGGCTGA
- a CDS encoding phosphodiester glycosidase family protein gives MLPVWTLPRLGVTVRNDPSDVRLLLGTRELRYAPATGWRAVGFTLNAKLPVPQLSGGSLFVPLAALNALGLAVLADTPALLDVAAPASAPAATLPPSPDLAQTLSPGAAPGTTPAPVPVPSPLPQPQPQPTFAVNLDTVRVSRTLHRTVEVQRVVLELSGAAQSTVTRLQNGLTVTLSGVAVTPGTQTLESGDTLTLTQTPQGASVGLTTGGGRSEIFTLNNPERIVIDTTTYLDSSVPPPVDPDALPDGVTYRPLGNLHLLSFDPAVYQPRVVSAPTGQASGVADLVKRVGGVAGVNGGYFDPGTHLPVDLVATGGLMTAPSLEKRATLGFTAQGDTLFGYPRPRYVLSGAGFSVTVNSVRAKADPNLLTGFVGDGRTRVGADRLTTLLVTPGAAAVGSALTGVVTPPAGTLAFTFDPARFPQLPRTAGAPLSTALNWRADGGWDAATDALSAGPLLVQGGRVALDPAREGFNTAASIWRPTRQVAFGTLAGQPTIAFLTHGSPEAFAAALARAGVRDAVRLDSGSSATAFVTGGYANLGGYLNTVWSRPVPNAIVLVPRADASPAARR, from the coding sequence ATGCTGCCCGTGTGGACGCTGCCGCGTCTGGGCGTGACCGTCCGGAACGACCCGTCGGACGTGCGCCTGCTGCTGGGCACGCGGGAACTGCGTTACGCGCCCGCGACGGGCTGGCGGGCCGTGGGCTTCACGCTGAACGCGAAACTGCCCGTGCCGCAGCTGAGCGGCGGCAGTCTGTTCGTGCCCCTGGCGGCCCTGAATGCGCTGGGGCTGGCCGTCCTGGCGGACACGCCCGCCCTGCTGGACGTCGCGGCGCCCGCCAGTGCGCCCGCCGCGACCCTGCCGCCCTCGCCGGATCTGGCGCAGACGCTTTCGCCAGGTGCGGCCCCCGGCACGACCCCGGCGCCGGTGCCAGTTCCCTCTCCCCTGCCGCAACCCCAGCCGCAGCCGACCTTCGCCGTGAATCTGGACACCGTCCGCGTGAGCCGCACGCTGCACCGCACGGTGGAGGTGCAGCGGGTCGTGCTGGAACTCAGCGGCGCGGCCCAGAGCACCGTCACACGCCTCCAGAACGGTCTGACCGTCACCCTGAGTGGCGTTGCCGTCACGCCGGGCACGCAGACCCTCGAATCGGGCGATACCCTGACCCTCACGCAGACGCCGCAGGGCGCGTCGGTGGGCCTCACGACCGGGGGCGGGCGCAGCGAGATCTTCACGCTGAACAATCCCGAGCGCATCGTGATCGACACGACCACCTACCTCGACAGCAGCGTGCCGCCGCCCGTGGACCCGGACGCCCTGCCGGACGGCGTGACGTACCGGCCGCTGGGGAACCTGCACCTGCTGAGTTTCGACCCGGCGGTCTACCAGCCGCGCGTGGTGAGCGCCCCGACCGGACAGGCCAGCGGCGTGGCCGACCTAGTCAAGCGCGTGGGTGGCGTGGCGGGCGTGAACGGCGGGTACTTCGACCCGGGCACGCACCTGCCGGTGGATCTGGTCGCCACGGGCGGCCTGATGACCGCGCCCAGCCTGGAAAAACGCGCCACGCTGGGTTTCACCGCGCAGGGCGACACCCTCTTCGGCTACCCCCGGCCCCGCTACGTCCTGAGCGGCGCGGGCTTCAGCGTGACCGTGAACAGCGTGCGCGCCAAGGCCGACCCGAACCTGCTCACCGGGTTCGTGGGCGACGGCCGCACCCGCGTCGGCGCGGACCGCCTGACGACCCTGCTCGTGACGCCCGGCGCGGCCGCAGTCGGTTCGGCCCTGACGGGCGTGGTGACCCCCCCGGCGGGCACACTGGCCTTCACCTTCGACCCGGCGCGGTTCCCGCAGCTACCCCGCACGGCGGGCGCCCCCCTGAGCACGGCGCTGAACTGGCGCGCGGACGGCGGCTGGGACGCCGCCACGGACGCCCTGAGCGCCGGGCCGCTGCTCGTGCAGGGGGGCCGCGTGGCGCTCGACCCGGCCCGCGAGGGTTTCAACACCGCCGCGAGCATCTGGCGGCCCACCCGGCAGGTGGCGTTCGGGACGCTGGCGGGTCAGCCCACCATCGCGTTCCTGACGCACGGCAGCCCCGAGGCCTTCGCCGCCGCGCTCGCCCGGGCGGGCGTGCGGGACGCCGTGCGGCTCGACAGCGGCAGCAGCGCCACCGCGTTCGTCACCGGCGGGTACGCGAACCTGGGCGGGTACCTGAACACCGTCTGGAGCCGCCCCGTCCCGAACGCCATCGTGCTCGTGCCGCGCGCCGACGCCTCGCCCGCCGCGCGCCGCTGA
- a CDS encoding roadblock/LC7 domain-containing protein has product MIEPSLALYGDAFERVDGLIQELLDTTGVRYGLLVDRKGFVLSHKEALWAPRPPALDSVATLVASNAAATAALANMLGERTFSEQIHQGENGTLYVESVGTDSLLTLIFDASVPLGKVKVYAKKSIAQIAAILDELKDIPPVQLGEDFSAGATSLLDDLLG; this is encoded by the coding sequence ATGATCGAACCTTCACTGGCGCTGTACGGGGACGCCTTCGAACGCGTCGACGGCCTCATTCAGGAACTTCTCGACACCACCGGCGTCCGCTACGGCCTGCTGGTCGACCGCAAGGGGTTCGTCCTGTCGCACAAGGAGGCCCTCTGGGCACCCCGCCCGCCCGCGCTCGACAGCGTCGCCACGCTGGTCGCCAGCAACGCCGCCGCGACCGCCGCTCTGGCGAACATGCTGGGCGAACGGACCTTCAGCGAACAGATCCACCAGGGTGAGAACGGCACCCTGTACGTCGAATCGGTCGGGACGGACTCGCTGCTCACGCTGATCTTCGACGCCAGCGTGCCGCTCGGCAAGGTGAAGGTGTACGCCAAGAAGAGCATCGCGCAGATCGCCGCGATCCTCGACGAACTCAAGGACATCCCACCAGTCCAGCTGGGCGAGGACTTCAGCGCGGGCGCGACCTCGCTGCTCGACGACCTGCTGGGCTGA